A part of Rattus rattus isolate New Zealand chromosome 4, Rrattus_CSIRO_v1, whole genome shotgun sequence genomic DNA contains:
- the Defb110 gene encoding LOW QUALITY PROTEIN: beta-defensin 110 (The sequence of the model RefSeq protein was modified relative to this genomic sequence to represent the inferred CDS: substituted 1 base at 1 genomic stop codon), which produces MVIVSXLQNKLTFKRRSVATSCPRNCTMKFHLLFFILLFSVTILTAKRSYPEYGSLDLRKECRMSKGHCKLQCSENEIRIAFCIRPGTHCCI; this is translated from the exons ATGGTCATTGTTTCCTGACTGCAAAACAAACTGACTTTCAAAAGAAGATCTGTTGCAACTTCTTGTCCAAGAAACTGTACCATGAAGTTTCATCTACTTTTCTTTATTCTGCTTTTTTCAGTCACAATACTAACAG CCAAAAGGAGTTATCCTGAGTATGGTAGCTTGGATTTGAGGAAAGAATGCAGAATGAGTAAAGGACACTGTAAACTTCAGTGCTCTGAAAATGAAATTAGGATTGCTTTCTGCATAAGACCTGGAACACACTGCTGCATCTAG
- the Defb113 gene encoding beta-defensin 113 — MQSAMKLFFIFLVGVFSVSCGPSAPQMKTRDVLERTHKCFLVGGECKSECNSWEYEFDFCYTGPCCVMREYKRVEKFSNTPKYTT; from the exons ATGCAATCAGCAATGaagttgtttttcatttttctggttggtgtcttctctgtgtcctgtggtcCTTCAG CTCCTCAGATGAAAACAAGAGATGTtttagaaagaacacacaaatgTTTCCTGGTTGGTGGTGAATGCAAGTCTGAATGTAACAGTTGGGAGTATGAATTCGATTTCTGTTACACTGGGCCTTGCTGTGTGATGCGAGAATACAAAAGAgtagagaaattctcaaatactCCCAAATATACAACTTAA